Proteins found in one Lates calcarifer isolate ASB-BC8 linkage group LG8, TLL_Latcal_v3, whole genome shotgun sequence genomic segment:
- the nsd1a gene encoding histone-lysine N-methyltransferase, H3 lysine-36 specific isoform X4, translated as MNQSYRQAVRGSVFGSGQPELRPRNGLVSTSYGNQCGIVKRGSDQPSPVQLPSSSLKQPAVLGYNQPDRTHCYSPLKRLQDLNTVVNRPDLERDLHPRNHLHCASPISDDDDDEFEAPSVQLPPSPGNEDMEPFETLQDVNRNGFSPHSPDSLERCSPIPNGYLHFESTLFDSSDIKEEEEDEEEGDHNSSEDLTPFHHSQKLSQDRTVADSKTTRDAGVDRRTYKPTVFNLMSKTISELNPTLSPSALPEITMRDGWSLGEESDSDGELASPVDPGLISPAGTNSNSNSPKKKPLPTVKYLEGDLVWAKFNRRPWWPCQVTSDPDQGSHTKMKVPSPRPCRMYFLETIGEIVECSWVPGNVILPFEGGHQFEDLPVLRRRGKQKEKDYKYTIPKSLLTAWKVSVAEAEYLLPGRQRNTESVLSVSINGEERVPSPVPTEKPQEPPSPSVDPGRTPSPNMPASENEHHLLKNSTVQSNKSKASRKKKKCLSDIFGHIVGGSKESSAGTNTTDQFHTTTCALKEEPTDSPYADLDSVPMLHRPKRTAVSPIQEVDGSVRKEQGSTKAKTKFTEKVNQRTDSCDSILTNKLTSKDTNSEQSLGSCNERLYSSTEKHSMNLPASSRLMTRALKAEEETDLKDALAASQISTDAHSDDCPNNIPANAPIKTEMSPSWESPSNASSSADHSSPKRRARKPDKKLIRNGSLIKSKCAGSSVPTAQPVKVKTENVVPDVSSSSSPSLSPMDAFQDVKELMFKSLVKEDSSDSELSVFRPDTNYKFSTFLMLLKDMHDIREKEGKPLTVPPSPVLIKEEPLVIPTATGGSCDGFAERIKTENGQLGKSTTPHSTAVKSKSRTKAIMSADTYHCEDFPGRSQIGGSDKQRRKQRLPAKLKLSIPGLSSDLADLAYGREFVSGHADLADPRSGPPVIAAANPLSSYLDKNSESMVAPKKRWQVVGESAENKGEVMSEAPAGVNGSYATRASPDLDLGVEKQDENDSHFLETSSAAGLPENKRLRKPTKRLLESTEEYEQIFSPKKKSKKHTSESSKMQISGMTELHDLSTTPGTVTSASSSVDPTEALAESDQSPSQDELSPLASSVSPAPTQPPLDTETADETDLPPESDMGLLSQERKRPRKLSHKVLECTIEEVSVSSSKKKEQKRHSGVTSEVKVLVKKSQVGSVRREREREKPGPSTSSAPVGTSQDSVSKDVHGDLTPDRPPSPQGSKTPKQEAETEACSTEEKQDVHTGTLTPKPEVLSVGLNDSVSSHVDVKGKIGAASLKENVCQVCERTGDLLVCEGHCYGAFHPQCIGLSVAPKGKFLCRECKTGVHTCFVCKKSGNGVKRCMIPLCGKFYHTDCILAYSATQPHNKGFRCPLHVCLSCHITNPLNVCSSKGRLARCVRCPVAYHANDNCMAAGSLVLANNSFLCPNHFTPRKGCKNHEHINVSWCFVCSEGGSLLCCEACPAAFHRECLNMEMPQGSWFCNDCKAGKKPRIKDILWVKWGRYRWWPAEVCLAKDVPNNILRMKHEVGEFPVQFFGSKDFVWTYQARVFPYMEGDTHNIEKMGKGADAVYKKALTEAAERFRELQAEKEMRQLQEDRKNDKKPPPYRHIKVNRPIGKVQIITADLSEIPRCNCKASDENPCGIDSECINRMLMYECHPQVCAAGERCQNQAFTKRQYTTVEIFRTLSCGWGLRGVSDIKKGAFVSEYVGEVIDEEECRARIRHAQENDICNFYMLTLDKDRIIDAGPKGNQARFMNHSCQPNCETQKWTVNGDTRVGLFALQDIPKGVELTFNYNLECLGNGKTACKCGAPNCSGFLGVRPKNQPPAEKLKLKEGKRKVPMKKKTKQEVTKEREDECFSCGDGGQIVSCKKPGCPKVYHADCLNLAKRPAGRWECPWHQCDICGKEAASFCEMCPSSYCKEHREGMLFISKLDGKLSCSEHDPCGPDPLEPGEIREYMPNTTSVRPGGMALPVAPSLLPDSRRAGSSAAPISSPAGQATLGRPEPPPRLYINTKTATSSFVPSSRCYLTDRTEGKAFSTLTSSKDQREDGEVEDGEVCGLEVEEVEDDDDDDEEADEEEDEMEMEIVEDEEEEEEEEEEEPLYGGGLLEEDDDEEEEDDDEGGNVYDTWGGYVDEDADDGEVEGEDMEEWGRVEDDGK; from the exons ATGAATCAGTCATACAGACAGGCTGTTAGGGGCTCAGTGTTTGGTTCAGGCCAGCCAGAGCTGAGGCCCCGCAATGGCCTTGTGAGCACTTCCTATGGAAACCAATGTGGCATTGTGAAGCGTGGGTCAGACCAACCGTCACCTGTGCAACTGCCATCCTCCAGTCTCAAACAGCCAGCTGTACTGGGGTACAATCAGCCAGACCGAACTCACTGCTACAGCCCGCTGAAGAGGCTGCAGGACCTGAACACTGTGGTCAACAGGCCTGACCTCGAGAGGGACCTCCACCCAAGGAACCACTTGCACTGTGCAAGCCCAATCAGTGACGACGATGACGACGAGTTTGAGGCGCCGTCGGTCCAGCTGCCCCCTTCCCCGGGCAATGAGGACATGGAGCCCTTTGAGACTCTGCAGGACGTGAACAGGAATGGCTTCTCGCCTCACAGTCCTGACAGCTTGGAGCGCTGCTCTCCCATCCCAAACGGCTATCTGCATTTTGAGTCCACGCTGTTTGACAGCAGTGACattaaggaggaggaggaggacgaggaggagggggaTCACAACAGTAGTGAGGACCTGACGCCTTTTCACCACTCCCAAAAGTTGAGTCAGGATCGAACTGTTGCAGACAGTAAGACCACGCGTGATGCAGGGGTGGACAGAAGAACGTACAAACCCACTGTCTTTAATCTGATGTCCAAAACTATATCTGAGCTCAACCCTACACTAAGCCCCAGTGCACTGCCCGAAATCACTATGAGAGATGGGTGGAGCTTGGGCGAGGAATCAGACAGTGATGGTGAACTTGCTTCTCCTGTTGACCCTGGACTTATTTCACCCGCTGGCACCAACTCTAAT TCCAACAGCCCAAAGAAAAAGCCTCTTCCTACAGTGAAATACTTGGAGGGGGACTTGGTGTGGGCAAAGTTCAACAGACGGCCCTGGTGGCCCTGCCAAGTCACCAGCGATCCAGACCAGGGGTCCCACACTAAGATGAAAG TTCCCAGTCCCCGTCCTTGTCGGATGTATTTCCTGGAGACGATCGGGGAGATTGTAGAATGTTCCTGGGTCCCAGGGAATGTCATTCTCCCTTTTGAAGGAGGCCATCAGTTTGAAGACTTACCTGTGCTTAGACGGAGAGGGAAGCAGAAGGAGAAAGACTACAAGTATACG ATACCCAAAAGCTTACTGACTGCGTGGAAAGTCAGTGTGGCAGAAGCTGAGTATCTCCTTCCTGGTCGACAAAGGAATACTGAAAGTGTGCTTTCAGTATCTATCAACGGAGAGGAGCGTGTACCCAGCCCAGTCCCCACTGAAAAGCCACAggaacccccctccccctctgtgGACCCTGGCCGAACCCCATCACCAAACATGCCCGCCAGTGAAAACGAGCACCATCTCTTAAAAAACTCTACAGTTCAGTCCAATAAGAGCAAAGCTTccaggaagaaaaagaaatgtttgtcaGACATATTTGGCCATATAGTCGGTGGATCAAAGGAATCCTCCGCTGGCACGAATACGACGGACCAGTTTCATACAACAACTTGTGCACTGAAAGAAGAGCCAACGGACTCCCCTTATGCTGATCTGGATTCAGTTCCAATGCTGCATCGTCCTAAACGCACAGCAGTGTCTCCGATACAGGAAGTAGACGGATCGGTCCGAAAAGAACAGGGTTCAACAAAAGCTAAAACAAAGTTCACTGAAAAAGTGAACCAACGCACAGATTCCTGCGATAgcattttaacaaataaattGACGTCTAAAGATACAAATTCTGAACAGAGTTTGGGCAGCTGTAACGAACGGTTGTACAGTTCGACTGAAAAGCACTCTATGAATCTCCCTGCCAGCAGCCGTCTGATGACGAGGGCTCtgaaagcagaggaagagacgGATCTCAAAGATGCACTGGCTGCAAGCCAAATCTCTACAGATGCCCACAGTGACGATTGTCCTAATAATATACCTGCTAATGCACCCatcaaaactgaaatgtctcCTAGCTGGGAATCCCCCAGCAATGCATCGTCCTCTGCTGATCACAGCTCTCCGAAAAGGCGTGCAAGGAAGCCCGATAAGAAACTAATTCGTAATGGCTCATTGATAAAGTCTAAGTGTGCAGGCTCAAGTGTTCCCACTGCGCAACCTGTTAAGGTcaagacagaaaatgttgtcCCAGATgtttcatcttcttcttccccATCTCTGTCTCCAATGGATGCCTTTCAGGATGTCAAGGAGCTAATGTTTAAATCTCTTGTGAAGGAGGACAGCAGCGACTCTGAGCTCAGTGTATTTCGACCTGATACCAATTATAAATTCAGTACCTTCCTGATGCTGCTTAAAGACATGCATGAtatcagagaaaaagagggcaAACCCCTGACTGTCCCGCCATCACCAGTCCTGATCAAAGAGGAACCCTTGGTCATCCCTACTGCTACAGGAGGTTCCTGCGATGGATTCGCTGAAAGAATCAAAACGGAGAATGGCCAGTTGGGGAAATCCACAACGCCCCACAGCACGGCAGTGAAAAGCAAGAGCAGGACCAAAGCTATCATGTCAGCTGACACCTACCACTGTGAAGACTTTCCTGGTCGCTCTCAGATCGGGGGCTCAGACAAGCAGCGTAGAAAACAAAGACTACCTGCCAAACTGAAACTCAGCATACCTGGCCTTTCTTCAGACCTGGCTGACTTGGCTTATGGCAGAGAGTTTGTTAGCGGCCATGCCGACTTAGCGGACCCTAGGTCTGGTCCTCCTGTTATCGCCGCCGCCAATCCCCTGTCCAGCTACCTCGACAAGAACTCGGAATCCATGGTGGCTCCAAAGAAGCGCTGGCAGGTGGTCGGAGAGTCTGCTGAAAACAAGGGTGAGGTTATGAGTGAGGCGCCTGCCGGGGTGAATGGGTCTTACGCCACGAGAGCATCACCAGATCTCGATCTGGGAGTTGAGAAGCAGGATGAGAATGATTCGCACTTCCTAGAGACAAGCAGCGCAGCCG GACTTCCAGAGAACAAACGTCTCCGGAAACCAACTAAAAGGCTCCTGGAGTCAACTGAGGAGtatgaacaaatattttccccaaaaaagaaatcaaagaaacACACCTCAGAATCTTCCAAAATG cagATATCAGGGATGACAGAGCTCCATGATCTCAGTACCACACCAGGAACCGTTACCTCAGCCTCGTCTTCTGTGGATCCCACCGAGGCTCTGGCAGAGTCTGATCAGAGTCCGTCTCAGGATGAGCTTTCTCCTCTGGCTTCCTCAGTATCCCCAGCCCCAACACAACCCCCCCttgacacagagacagcagacgAAACTGATCTACCTCCTGAATCTG aCATGGGGTTATTATCtcaagaaagaaagaggccAAGGAAGCTGTCACATAAGGTGCTGGAATGTACCATAGAAGAAGTGTCTGTGTCTTCTTCAAAAAAGAAG GAGCAGAAGCGTCACAGTGGAGTTACCTCAGAGGTGAAGGTGTTAGTCAAGAAATCTCAG GTTGGgtctgtgaggagagagagagagagagagaagcctgGTCCCAGCACATCCTCTGCCCCTGTTGGTACCTCCCAGGACTCAGTTAGCAAAGATGTCCACGGTGACCTCACTCCAGACAGACCTCCCAGCCCCCAAGGATCCAAGACCCCCAAGCAGGAGGCAGAGACGGAGGCCTGCAGcactgaggagaaacaagaTGTACACACTGGAACACTAACTCCCAAACCTGAG GTGCTATCTGTTGGTTTGAATGACAGCGTCTCTTCCCATGTGGATGTAAAAGGGAAAATAGGGGCTGCATCCTTAAAGGAGAATGTTTGTCAG gtaTGCGAGAGGACAGGAGACCTGCTGGTGTGTGAAGGCCACTGTTACGGAGCCTTTCACCCTCAGTGTATTGGTCTGTCTGTGGCTCCCAAGGGGAAATTCCTCTGTCGTGAATGCAAGACTG GTGTCCACACATGCTTTGTATGTAAGAAGTCTGGTAATGGGGTGAAGCGCTGCATGATACCACTGTGCGGGAAGTTCTACCACACCGACTGTATACTGGCCTACTCTGCAACCCAGCCTCATAACAAAGGTTTCCGCTGCCCTCTGCATGTTTGTCTGTCCTGCCACATCACCAACCCACTCAACGTCTGCAGTTCTAAAG GTCGACTGGCTCGGTGCGTGCGCTGCCCCGTGGCTTATCACGCCAATGACAACTGCATGGCAGCAGGCAGCTTGGTGCTGGCAAACAACAGTTTCCTCTGTCCGAACCACTTCACTCCCCGCAAAGGCTGCAAGAACCACGAACACATCAACGTCAGCTGGTGCTTTGTCTGCTCTGAAG GGGGCAGCCTGCTGTGCTGCGAGGCCTGTCCTGCTGCTTTCCATAGGGAATGTTTGAATATGGAGATGCCTCAGGGCAGCTGGTTCTGCAACGACTGCAAAGCTGGAAAGAAGCCTCGTATTAAGGACATACTGTGGGTCAAATGGGGACGTTACAG GTGGTGGCCTGCAGAAGTCTGTCTCGCCAAAGATGTTCCAAACAACATCTTGAGGATGAAACATGAGGTTGGAGAGTTTCCAGTGCAGTTCTTTGGCTCCAAAGATTTTGTGTGGACATACCAGGCCAGAGTCTTCCCTTACATGGAGGGTGACACTCACAACATTGAGAAAATGGGGAAGGGTGCAGATGCTGTGTACAAAAAGG ccctgactgaagcagcagagaggttCAGAGAGCTCCAGGCAGAAAAGGAAATGAGGCAGCTTCAGGAGGACAGAAAGAACGACAAGAAACCTCCTCCATACAGACACATTAAG GTAAACCGGCCAATCGGGAAGGTGCAGATCATCACGGCTGACCTGTCAGAGATTCCACGTTGCAACTGTAAGGCCTCCGACGAGAACCCCTGCGGCATCGACTCAGAGTGCATTAACCGCATGTTGATGTATGAGTGCCACCCTCAGGTGTGTGCGGCGGGGGAGAGATGTCAAAACCAGGCCTTCACAAAGCGCCAGTACACAACGGTGGAGATTTTCAGGACACTGTCCTGCGGCTGGGGTTTACGTGGCGTGTCAGACATCAAGAAG GGAGCCTTTGTGAGTGAATATGTGGGAGAGGTGATAGATGAAGAAGAATGCCGAGCCAGGATCAGACACGCCCAGGAGAACGACATCTGTAACTTCTACATGCTTACACTGGACAAG GACCGGATCATTGATGCCGGACCCAAAGGGAACCAGGCTCGCTTCATGAACCACAGTTGCCAGCCAAACTGTGAGACCCAGAAGTGGACTGTGAACGGGGACACCAGGGTGGGGCTGTTTGCTCTACAAGACATCCCAAAAG GTGTGGAGCTGACTTTCAACTACAACCTGGAGTGTCTTGGTAATGGGAAAACTGCCTGTAAATGTGGAGCACCCAACTGCAGTGGTTTCCTCGGTGTCCGGCCAAAG AACCAGCCGCCCgcagagaaactgaaactgaaggagggaaaaaggaaGGTCCCCATGAAGAAGAAGACCAAGCAGGAAGTGACCAAGGAGAGAGAAGACGAGTGCTTCAGCTGCGGTGACGGGGGACAGATAGTGTCCTGTAAGAAGCCAGGCTGCCCGAAGGTCTATCACGCCGACTGTCTCAACCTGGCCAAGAGGCCTGCAG GGCGGTGGGAGTGTCCGTGGCACCAGTGTGACATTTGTGGAAAAGAGGCGGCTTCGTTCTGCGAGATGTGTCCCAGCTCTTACTGTAAGGAGCATCGTGAAGGCATGCTCTTCATTTCCAAGCTGGATGGCAAACTGTCGTGCAGCGAACATGACCCCTGTGGGCCCGACCCGTTGGAGCCAGGGGAGATCCGTGAGTACATGCCCAACACGACCTCTGTGAGGCCCGGGGGCATGGCCTTGCCCGTCGCTCCCTCGCTGCTCCCAGACTCCAGAAGAGCTGGTTCCTCTGCCGCTCCCATCTCCTCCCCTGCGGGCCAGGCCACGCTGGGCAGGCCAGAGCCCCCTCCCCGCCTCTACATCAATACAAAGACTGCTACCTCGAGCTTTGTCCCCTCCAGCAGGTGTTACCTCACAGACAGGACTGAGGGGAAGGCGTTCTCCACTCTTACCTCCTCCAAGGATCAGAGAGAGGACGGTGAGGTGGAAGACGGGGAGGTGTGCGggttggaggtggaggaggtggaagacgacgacgacgatgatgagGAAGCAGACGAGGAAGAGGATGAAATGGAGATGGAGATAGtggaagacgaggaggaggaggaggaggaggaggaggaggagccgcTGTATGGAGGTGGCCTGCTGGAGGAAGAtgacgatgaggaggaggaggacgacgacgAGGGAGGGAATGTGTATGACACCTGGGGTGGTTATGTGGATGAAGACGCTGAtgatggagaggtggagggggaggataTGGAGGAGTGGGGCAGAGTGGAGGACGACGGTAAATGA